The uncultured Desulfobulbus sp. genome window below encodes:
- a CDS encoding L-lactate permease, with the protein MSLQLLALVALLPIALALVLMVGLRWPATKAMPLAWLATALAGVYVWKMDVGFVIASTLAGFGGAVNVLIIVFGAILILYTLRDSGGMETINHGFHGISRDRRVQVIIIGTVFAAFLEGAAGFGTPAAIAAPLLLSLGFPALAAAMVCLILNSFPVTFGAVGTPVWFGLKNLKPTIDAAIAAGQAGDITSFDAFLKVIGQWSALLHLPMIFILPLFVNMMLTRFFGQNRSWTEGLGAWKFSLFASACFAIPYAATAFFFGVEFPSLIGGLIGTALVVTAAKKGFLLPKTVWDFGPQSTWEKEWTGQIATAENCEFKAHMSQFRAWLPYVLIGAILVLTRVKDLPLNAWLKSISFSIPHIMGFESVKYSMQPLYLPGTIPFMLVAILTIFIHKMPAKKVAAAWGDSIKQMKNPAIALFFAVALVEIFKQSAKNTIGIPSMPLSMAQTAAGFTGSTWPMFASFVGALGSFITGSNTVSDLLFAEFQYATASQLGISHQIVVALQAVGGAMGNMVCIHNIVAASATVGLVGMEGMLIRRNALPLLVYGLVAGGLGSLFVFVIYPGLF; encoded by the coding sequence ATGTCGCTTCAACTGCTAGCCCTTGTCGCCCTGTTGCCCATTGCACTGGCGCTCGTACTCATGGTCGGCCTTCGTTGGCCTGCCACCAAAGCCATGCCTCTTGCCTGGCTGGCCACCGCCCTGGCGGGTGTCTACGTCTGGAAAATGGACGTTGGCTTCGTCATCGCCTCCACCCTTGCGGGCTTTGGCGGTGCGGTGAACGTGCTCATCATTGTCTTTGGTGCAATTCTCATTCTCTACACCCTGCGCGACAGCGGCGGCATGGAGACCATCAACCACGGTTTTCACGGCATCAGCCGCGACCGTCGTGTCCAGGTCATCATCATCGGTACCGTGTTCGCCGCCTTCCTCGAGGGTGCTGCTGGTTTCGGTACTCCCGCAGCCATTGCCGCTCCGCTGCTCTTGAGCCTCGGTTTCCCGGCACTGGCAGCTGCCATGGTCTGCCTTATTCTCAACTCCTTTCCGGTTACCTTTGGTGCTGTCGGCACCCCGGTATGGTTTGGCCTGAAAAACCTCAAGCCCACCATCGATGCAGCTATCGCCGCCGGCCAGGCTGGTGACATCACCTCCTTTGACGCCTTCCTCAAGGTTATTGGTCAGTGGTCTGCTTTGCTGCACCTGCCAATGATCTTCATCCTTCCCCTGTTCGTCAACATGATGCTCACCCGTTTCTTTGGCCAGAACAGATCCTGGACCGAAGGCCTGGGCGCTTGGAAGTTCTCCCTGTTCGCTTCCGCCTGCTTCGCCATTCCCTATGCAGCAACCGCCTTCTTCTTCGGTGTAGAATTCCCCAGCCTCATCGGCGGCCTGATTGGTACCGCGCTGGTCGTCACCGCTGCGAAGAAAGGTTTCCTTCTCCCCAAAACCGTTTGGGATTTTGGCCCGCAATCCACCTGGGAAAAAGAATGGACCGGTCAGATTGCCACTGCTGAGAACTGTGAGTTCAAAGCGCACATGAGCCAGTTCAGAGCTTGGCTGCCCTACGTTCTCATCGGCGCTATCCTGGTTCTGACCCGCGTTAAAGATCTGCCGTTGAACGCCTGGTTGAAATCCATCAGCTTTTCCATCCCCCATATCATGGGATTCGAGTCAGTCAAATACTCCATGCAACCGCTCTACCTGCCGGGAACCATTCCTTTCATGCTGGTAGCGATTCTGACCATCTTCATCCACAAGATGCCTGCTAAAAAGGTTGCCGCAGCCTGGGGCGATTCCATCAAGCAGATGAAGAATCCGGCCATTGCGCTCTTCTTCGCTGTTGCTCTGGTTGAGATCTTCAAACAGTCTGCAAAAAACACCATCGGCATTCCGTCTATGCCGCTGTCCATGGCCCAGACCGCAGCTGGTTTCACTGGTTCCACCTGGCCGATGTTTGCCTCCTTCGTTGGTGCCCTCGGTTCCTTCATAACCGGCTCTAACACCGTATCTGACTTGCTGTTTGCCGAGTTCCAGTACGCAACTGCATCTCAGCTGGGTATCTCCCATCAGATCGTGGTTGCCCTGCAGGCCGTTGGTGGCGCCATGGGTAACATGGTTTGTATCCACAATATCGTTGCCGCTTCCGCAACCGTTGGTCTTGTAGGTATGGAAGGTATGCTCATCCGCAGAAACGCCCTGCCGTTGCTGGTCTACGGCCTGGTCGCTGGTGGACTCGGCTCGCTGTTTGTATTCGTCATCTACCCGGGCCTGTTCTAA
- a CDS encoding lactate utilization protein, which yields MFEEFKTKAEGVSAEVHRFGSTKEALTFLVDFMAQEGVAEQEGKYGVMADCPFLASVDRTVLEGVNGLSFEVNRERAAKALVGISQVDWAMADTGTLVQDATAIDKRLVSTLPTIHVALIATAGLRADMPSVLAEADPQTANYIAMITGPSRTADIERVLTIGVHGPERLVIVFIDELGGIN from the coding sequence ATGTTTGAGGAGTTCAAAACCAAGGCCGAAGGGGTGAGTGCCGAGGTTCATCGTTTCGGGAGTACGAAAGAGGCCTTAACCTTTTTGGTCGATTTCATGGCCCAGGAAGGAGTGGCCGAGCAGGAAGGGAAGTATGGTGTCATGGCGGATTGTCCCTTTCTGGCCAGTGTTGACCGCACTGTACTGGAAGGTGTCAATGGCTTGAGCTTTGAAGTAAACCGCGAACGCGCCGCCAAAGCGCTGGTTGGTATATCTCAGGTTGACTGGGCTATGGCCGATACCGGGACTTTGGTACAGGATGCAACCGCTATTGATAAGCGACTTGTTTCAACCCTGCCGACCATCCATGTGGCACTGATTGCCACTGCAGGCCTGCGAGCCGATATGCCTAGCGTATTAGCTGAAGCTGACCCGCAAACCGCCAATTATATCGCTATGATCACCGGACCGAGCCGGACTGCGGATATTGAGCGGGTTCTGACCATTGGAGTCCATGGTCCAGAACGTCTTGTAATTGTGTTTATCGATGAGCTGGGAGGGATCAACTAA
- a CDS encoding L-lactate dehydrogenase (quinone) large subunit LdhH → MQKEFKQSIDRALHNANLTGALGKFSEAYKVNRAKAYEGIDFEALRTTIADLKGNAASHIDELCDLFQKNAEAKGTKVFRTTDPEKVREYILKVAQENGVKSIVKSKSMATEEIHLNPYLEKAGIEVNETDLGEWIIQLAGQTPSHMVMPAIHMTKEEVSDIFSKEVDERLSSDIPRLVKVARNEMRPKFLRADMGISGGNIAVAETGSVALVTNEGNARMVTTLPKIHIAVVGVEKLVEKFSAIAPILKALPRSATAQLLTSYVTIISGPTPTDDGGMKELHVILMDNHRSDMAADPLFKEALQCIRCASCLNVCPIFRLVGGHVFGKVYTGGIGTILTAWHDKLQSSEDIQGLCIQCGACKDVCPGKIDIPGLIMEIRRRLVKDKGMSTMQKSIFAVVNNRRVFHGMLRAASVAAKPFTKGTKFIRHLPMFLSDLTDGRSLPAIAPKPFRDIFPTIEQPKGLQEKAVFYGGCLMDFVYPEMGEALVKILNKAGIEVLFPEGQTCCGAPARYNGAYETAAGNAADNIDALLAEEAQYVVSACPTCTVALDHEFIQTFQSLGRKKYLPKARELAAKTIDFSTLVKKLVDEGRLTLKEGETLGKITYHDSCHLKRTLKADQPPRELLTKAGYEVTEMFECDICCGMGGSYSVKLPEISAPILQRKLQNIKDTEAPVVAMDCPGCVMQIRGGMDQDGAGVQVRHTVELIAQQLED, encoded by the coding sequence ATGCAGAAGGAATTTAAACAATCCATTGATCGCGCCCTGCACAACGCCAACCTCACTGGGGCGCTCGGCAAATTTTCCGAGGCCTACAAGGTCAACCGTGCAAAAGCCTATGAAGGTATTGACTTCGAGGCCCTGCGGACCACCATCGCCGACCTGAAAGGCAACGCCGCCTCCCACATCGATGAACTCTGTGATCTTTTTCAGAAAAATGCCGAGGCTAAGGGGACCAAAGTCTTTCGCACAACTGATCCGGAAAAGGTACGTGAATATATATTAAAAGTGGCCCAGGAAAATGGGGTAAAATCCATTGTTAAATCCAAGTCCATGGCCACCGAAGAAATCCATCTCAATCCTTACCTGGAAAAAGCAGGAATCGAGGTCAATGAGACAGACCTGGGAGAGTGGATTATCCAGCTTGCCGGTCAGACTCCCTCGCACATGGTTATGCCCGCCATCCACATGACCAAGGAAGAGGTCAGTGATATCTTTTCCAAGGAAGTGGATGAGCGCCTCAGTTCAGATATTCCCCGCCTGGTGAAGGTCGCCCGTAATGAAATGCGACCCAAGTTCCTCCGGGCTGATATGGGTATCTCCGGTGGTAACATCGCTGTAGCCGAGACCGGTTCGGTTGCCCTGGTTACCAACGAGGGGAACGCCCGTATGGTCACCACCCTGCCTAAAATTCACATTGCTGTTGTGGGTGTGGAAAAACTGGTAGAAAAATTTAGTGCAATTGCACCGATTCTTAAAGCGCTGCCTCGTTCTGCAACCGCACAGCTCTTGACTTCGTACGTTACTATCATCTCCGGGCCTACCCCCACCGATGATGGCGGCATGAAAGAGCTCCATGTTATTCTCATGGATAACCACCGCTCAGATATGGCGGCTGATCCGCTTTTTAAGGAAGCGCTCCAGTGTATTCGCTGTGCCTCCTGTCTGAACGTCTGCCCTATTTTCCGTCTGGTTGGTGGTCATGTTTTTGGTAAGGTCTACACCGGTGGTATCGGAACTATTCTTACCGCCTGGCATGATAAGCTGCAAAGTTCCGAAGATATTCAGGGCCTCTGTATTCAGTGTGGTGCCTGTAAGGATGTCTGCCCGGGTAAGATCGATATCCCCGGCCTGATCATGGAGATTCGTCGTCGCTTGGTCAAGGACAAAGGCATGTCCACGATGCAGAAGTCCATCTTTGCCGTGGTTAACAACCGTCGTGTGTTCCACGGCATGCTGCGCGCTGCTTCCGTGGCTGCTAAACCCTTTACCAAGGGCACCAAATTCATTCGCCATTTGCCGATGTTCCTCTCGGACCTGACCGACGGACGGAGCCTGCCAGCGATTGCACCCAAGCCGTTTCGGGATATCTTTCCCACCATTGAGCAGCCCAAAGGGCTCCAGGAGAAGGCGGTCTTTTACGGTGGCTGTCTCATGGACTTTGTCTATCCCGAGATGGGGGAGGCCCTGGTGAAGATCCTTAATAAGGCTGGTATCGAGGTCCTCTTCCCCGAAGGTCAGACCTGTTGCGGAGCTCCGGCACGCTACAACGGTGCCTATGAAACCGCAGCGGGCAATGCCGCAGACAATATCGATGCACTCCTTGCTGAAGAGGCTCAGTACGTGGTTTCGGCCTGTCCGACCTGTACCGTGGCTCTTGATCACGAGTTCATCCAGACCTTTCAATCCCTTGGACGCAAAAAATATTTGCCCAAGGCCCGGGAGCTGGCAGCCAAAACCATCGATTTCTCCACCCTGGTGAAGAAACTTGTGGATGAAGGTCGTCTGACTCTGAAAGAAGGGGAGACTTTGGGTAAGATCACCTACCATGACTCCTGTCATCTCAAACGGACCCTCAAGGCGGATCAACCGCCGCGCGAGCTGCTCACCAAGGCTGGCTACGAGGTGACCGAAATGTTTGAGTGTGACATCTGTTGCGGTATGGGTGGTTCCTACTCTGTGAAACTGCCGGAGATTTCGGCGCCTATCTTGCAAAGAAAGCTGCAAAACATCAAGGATACCGAGGCGCCGGTTGTGGCCATGGATTGTCCTGGATGTGTTATGCAGATCCGTGGTGGCATGGATCAGGATGGGGCTGGCGTGCAGGTGCGCCATACCGTTGAACTGATTGCTCAGCAACTCGAAGATTGA
- the pta gene encoding phosphate acetyltransferase, whose amino-acid sequence MANNLYVTAAEERSGKSAIILGVMQMIIKEISRIAFFRPIINDHVFGRVDHDLNLVLKYFKLDIPYEDTHAYTLSQARQLITSGQEEILYENILKKYKQLEAKYDFVLCEGTDFRGKDPGFEFDLNANIAANLGAPVLIIASGRDKTTEEICSHTAITIDTLEEQGLDLAGCIINRAPETFLRDTASNAKCREQFGRNFPLYVIPENKALGNPTIDDVKRWLGAEVLYGKPSMLNLVNNYLVAAMQISNFLEYIKEGSLIITPGDRSDIIISSLASRISSAYPNISGILVTGGIEVSSSVQRLIQGWTGIPVPVLFVESHTYDTVQSVNELYGRIEPTDTKRIATALGWFAKYVNTGDLSKRVVSQRSTKITPRMFEYSLVETAAANRQRIVLPEGTGERILSATDIVLRRGIADITLLGKEEEIRSKANALNLNIEGAQILDPCSAECYDDFVQTYFDLRKHKGIVMDVARDRMCDPTYFGTMMVHKGLAGGMVSGSITTTAQTIRPSFEFIKTKPGVSVVSSIFIMCLQSKILAFGDCAVVPNPTARQLAEIALSSAETAQIFGIDPKVALLSYSTGGSGSGQDVDKVIEATAIAKELMVERGLNYPLEGPLQYDAAFDPSVAKLKMPNSDVAGQATVFVFPDLNTGNNTYKAVQRAANAVAMGPVLQGLNKPVNDLSRGCTVADIVDTVALTAIQAQTIK is encoded by the coding sequence ATGGCAAATAACTTGTATGTAACCGCAGCGGAAGAGCGAAGCGGTAAATCGGCCATCATTCTTGGTGTCATGCAGATGATCATCAAGGAGATCAGCCGGATTGCCTTTTTTCGCCCTATTATTAATGATCATGTTTTTGGTCGTGTCGATCACGATCTCAACCTGGTTCTGAAGTACTTCAAGCTTGATATTCCCTATGAGGATACCCACGCTTACACCCTGAGCCAGGCACGTCAGCTTATTACCTCCGGACAGGAGGAAATCCTTTACGAAAACATCCTTAAAAAATACAAACAGCTCGAAGCAAAATACGACTTTGTGCTCTGTGAAGGAACTGATTTTCGGGGTAAGGATCCGGGCTTTGAGTTTGATCTCAACGCCAACATCGCCGCCAACCTTGGCGCGCCGGTCCTGATTATTGCTTCAGGTCGGGATAAAACCACCGAGGAGATCTGCTCGCACACCGCGATCACCATTGACACCCTGGAAGAGCAGGGGCTTGATCTTGCCGGCTGTATCATCAACCGCGCGCCGGAGACCTTTCTCCGAGATACCGCCTCCAATGCCAAGTGCCGCGAACAGTTCGGGCGGAACTTTCCGCTCTATGTCATTCCAGAGAACAAGGCTCTGGGCAACCCCACCATCGATGATGTTAAGCGCTGGCTGGGGGCCGAGGTCCTCTACGGAAAACCGAGCATGCTCAACCTGGTCAACAACTACCTGGTTGCCGCCATGCAGATCAGTAACTTCCTCGAGTACATCAAAGAAGGCAGTCTGATCATTACCCCCGGTGATCGTTCCGATATTATTATCTCCAGTCTTGCCAGCCGTATTTCTTCAGCCTACCCCAATATTTCCGGTATTTTGGTGACCGGTGGTATCGAGGTGAGCTCCAGTGTCCAACGCCTGATCCAGGGCTGGACCGGTATTCCTGTTCCCGTGCTTTTTGTCGAATCACACACCTATGATACGGTACAGAGTGTGAACGAGCTCTATGGGCGCATCGAGCCCACCGATACCAAACGGATTGCCACTGCCCTTGGCTGGTTTGCCAAGTATGTCAATACAGGTGATCTCTCCAAACGAGTTGTTTCCCAGCGTTCCACCAAGATTACTCCTCGTATGTTTGAGTACTCTTTAGTGGAGACAGCTGCTGCCAACCGTCAGCGTATCGTCCTGCCTGAGGGTACTGGTGAGCGCATTTTGAGTGCCACGGATATTGTCCTCCGCCGCGGCATTGCCGATATTACCCTCTTGGGTAAAGAAGAGGAGATTCGCTCCAAGGCCAACGCCCTCAATCTGAATATTGAAGGCGCCCAGATCCTTGATCCTTGCTCGGCAGAATGCTACGACGATTTCGTTCAGACCTACTTTGATCTGCGTAAGCACAAGGGGATCGTCATGGATGTGGCCCGCGATCGCATGTGTGATCCGACCTACTTCGGCACCATGATGGTCCACAAGGGATTGGCTGGTGGTATGGTCTCCGGCTCGATCACCACCACTGCCCAGACCATTCGCCCGTCCTTTGAGTTTATTAAAACCAAACCCGGTGTATCGGTTGTCTCTTCGATCTTTATCATGTGTCTTCAGTCGAAGATTCTTGCCTTTGGTGACTGCGCCGTTGTCCCGAATCCGACCGCTCGCCAGCTGGCCGAGATTGCCTTGAGTTCAGCGGAAACCGCGCAGATCTTTGGCATTGATCCTAAGGTAGCCCTGCTCAGTTACTCCACCGGTGGTTCCGGTTCCGGACAGGATGTGGATAAGGTTATCGAAGCCACTGCCATAGCCAAAGAGCTGATGGTAGAGCGCGGCCTCAACTACCCGCTGGAAGGACCGCTGCAATACGACGCTGCCTTTGATCCCTCCGTGGCCAAGCTGAAAATGCCCAACTCCGATGTGGCAGGTCAGGCGACCGTTTTTGTCTTCCCGGATCTCAATACAGGAAATAACACCTATAAGGCTGTGCAGCGTGCAGCCAATGCCGTGGCAATGGGCCCCGTACTCCAGGGCCTGAACAAACCGGTCAATGATCTTTCTCGCGGTTGCACCGTGGCAGATATTGTTGATACGGTGGCGTTGACGGCGATACAGGCCCAAACCATTAAGTAA
- a CDS encoding acetate kinase: MKFFVINSGSSSIKFQVIEMKTETVLATGLVERIGEDTGRLKNTFLPGSATAREVVIEQPIPDHYTGMMLVVNLLTDKEQGVIKDASEIAAIGHRVVHGGEDFHESTRLTPKVIEAIQRNVPLAPLHNPANLDGIKVAMELFPTVFQVAVFDTAFHQTMPAHAYMYALPYELYEQDRVRRYGFHGTSHRFVAGECARILGKALNETNLITVHLGNGCSVTAVEKGESIDTSLGMTPLEGLVMGTRCGDLDPAIHLFLKQNKGMELEAIDSMLNKESGLKGLCGMNDMRDIHQAIEDGDAKAKMALDVATYRNRKYIGSYMAVLGQVDAIVFTAGIGENDDIVRAESLKGLEAFGVRLDLEENRKRSKEPRCISAPDSAIKVFVIPTNEELAIAREVANVLRG; encoded by the coding sequence ATGAAATTTTTTGTCATCAACTCTGGAAGTTCCTCGATTAAGTTTCAGGTAATCGAGATGAAAACCGAAACCGTTCTCGCCACTGGTCTGGTCGAGCGTATCGGTGAAGATACCGGCCGTCTCAAAAATACCTTTCTGCCGGGTAGTGCCACCGCGCGTGAGGTGGTTATTGAGCAGCCTATTCCCGATCATTACACCGGGATGATGCTGGTGGTGAACCTGCTCACCGACAAGGAGCAGGGCGTTATCAAGGATGCCTCCGAGATTGCGGCCATTGGCCACCGGGTAGTGCATGGTGGTGAGGACTTCCATGAGTCCACCCGTCTGACCCCGAAAGTGATCGAGGCGATCCAGCGCAACGTGCCTCTGGCACCGCTGCATAACCCGGCCAATCTGGATGGCATCAAGGTGGCCATGGAGTTGTTCCCCACCGTCTTCCAGGTAGCCGTGTTTGATACAGCCTTCCATCAGACCATGCCTGCCCATGCCTACATGTACGCGCTGCCCTACGAGCTCTACGAGCAGGATCGGGTACGCCGCTACGGTTTCCACGGCACCTCCCACCGCTTTGTTGCCGGTGAGTGTGCACGTATTCTGGGCAAGGCTCTGAACGAGACCAACCTTATCACCGTGCATCTGGGGAACGGCTGCTCCGTCACTGCGGTTGAAAAAGGAGAGAGTATCGATACCTCTCTAGGGATGACCCCCCTGGAAGGTCTGGTCATGGGAACCCGTTGCGGTGATCTTGACCCGGCGATTCACCTCTTTTTGAAACAGAATAAGGGGATGGAGCTGGAAGCCATCGATTCCATGCTCAATAAAGAGTCCGGTCTCAAAGGTCTCTGCGGCATGAACGATATGCGCGATATTCACCAGGCCATCGAGGATGGTGATGCCAAGGCCAAAATGGCCCTGGATGTTGCCACCTACCGTAACCGTAAGTACATCGGATCCTACATGGCTGTTCTTGGCCAGGTTGATGCCATTGTCTTCACTGCCGGTATCGGCGAGAATGACGACATCGTCCGCGCCGAGTCCCTCAAAGGACTGGAAGCCTTTGGTGTGCGCCTCGACCTTGAGGAGAACCGCAAACGCTCCAAAGAACCGCGCTGTATCTCAGCCCCGGATAGCGCCATCAAGGTCTTTGTTATCCCCACCAACGAAGAGCTGGCCATTGCCCGCGAGGTTGCCAACGTCCTGCGCGGATAA